The following proteins are co-located in the Helicobacter acinonychis genome:
- a CDS encoding ABC transporter permease/substrate-binding protein yields MLIMGVFKQLIKELYEWLIHSVDVAIQHLVAMVLKISVVKYLIKEFHDRFIYFIDLIAQHFIIVSLSGLIVLVFGVLIGVFVFYNSKARVFLLPVVNFLYTIPSLALFALFIPLIGVGLKNALLVLVLYGLLPIVHSTYNALKEVREEVIKAAIGLGCNPKELFFRVRFLLAIPQILVGLRIAVVMLVAMAGIGALIGAGGLGQAIFRGLNTQNTTLLVAGSFIIAVFSVLADKFVSVFQHENALQHLLSQNATKKQKRRVYVSVAVFLFLLLASILWLVPRSVIEEKPLVVAAKPSSEQYILGEILSLLLEKHHIPVKRVFGIGGGTMNIHPALIRGDFDLYVEYTGTAWVNTLKNPLTQKVDFETIKRRYEKEFNLLWVGLLGFNNTYSLAISKEDAQKYAVETFSDLAFHSPNFDFGAEFDFFEREDAFKGLVKAYRFHFRSLHEMDINLRYKSFESHKINALDVFTTDAQIKELDLKVLRDDKGFFPNYQAGIVIRKEIVKKYPKVLEILEKIKISDEKMQDLNYQVEVLKKSPQIVAKDFLENMGL; encoded by the coding sequence ATGCTGATCATGGGCGTTTTTAAACAATTGATCAAAGAATTGTATGAATGGTTGATCCATTCTGTGGATGTGGCTATACAACATTTAGTTGCAATGGTGTTAAAGATAAGCGTGGTAAAATATTTGATAAAAGAATTTCATGATCGCTTTATTTATTTTATAGATTTAATTGCACAGCATTTTATCATCGTTTCGCTTTCTGGTCTTATCGTGTTGGTGTTTGGGGTTTTGATTGGGGTTTTTGTGTTTTACAATTCAAAGGCTAGGGTCTTTTTACTCCCTGTGGTGAATTTTCTCTACACGATCCCTTCGCTGGCACTATTTGCGTTATTCATCCCTTTGATTGGGGTGGGGTTAAAAAACGCCCTTTTAGTGTTGGTCTTATACGGCTTATTACCCATTGTCCATAGCACTTATAACGCCTTAAAAGAGGTGAGAGAGGAAGTCATTAAGGCCGCCATTGGGCTAGGGTGTAACCCCAAAGAGTTGTTTTTTAGGGTGCGATTTTTACTTGCTATCCCCCAAATTTTAGTGGGCTTAAGGATTGCGGTGGTGATGTTAGTGGCGATGGCTGGGATTGGAGCACTCATTGGGGCTGGGGGATTAGGGCAAGCGATTTTTAGAGGGCTAAACACACAAAATACCACGCTTTTAGTGGCGGGTAGTTTTATTATTGCGGTTTTTAGTGTTTTAGCGGATAAATTTGTGAGCGTGTTTCAGCATGAAAACGCCTTGCAACACCTGCTTTCTCAAAACGCCACCAAAAAACAAAAAAGAAGAGTTTATGTTAGTGTGGCGGTATTCCTCTTTTTATTACTAGCGAGTATATTATGGCTAGTGCCTAGAAGCGTTATAGAAGAAAAGCCTTTAGTCGTGGCGGCAAAACCTAGCAGCGAGCAGTATATTTTGGGCGAGATTTTAAGCCTTTTGTTAGAAAAACACCATATTCCTGTTAAGCGAGTGTTTGGCATTGGTGGGGGGACGATGAATATCCATCCGGCATTAATTAGGGGCGATTTTGATTTGTATGTGGAATATACCGGCACCGCTTGGGTGAATACGCTCAAAAACCCTTTGACTCAAAAAGTGGATTTTGAAACGATTAAAAGGCGTTATGAGAAAGAATTTAATCTTTTATGGGTGGGGCTTTTGGGCTTTAATAACACCTATTCCTTAGCGATTTCTAAAGAGGACGCTCAAAAATACGCTGTTGAAACTTTTAGCGATTTAGCCTTTCATAGCCCAAATTTTGATTTTGGCGCGGAGTTTGACTTTTTTGAAAGAGAGGACGCTTTTAAGGGCTTAGTGAAAGCCTATCGCTTTCATTTTAGAAGTTTGCATGAAATGGATATTAACTTGCGTTATAAAAGTTTTGAATCCCATAAAATCAACGCTTTAGATGTCTTCACTACAGACGCTCAAATCAAAGAGCTTGATTTGAAGGTGCTTAGAGACGATAAAGGATTTTTCCCTAATTATCAAGCCGGTATTGTCATAAGAAAAGAAATTGTCAAAAAATATCCTAAAGTGTTAGAAATCTTAGAAAAAATAAAGATCAGCGATGAAAAAATGCAAGATTTAAACTATCAGGTGGAAGTGTTGAAAAAAAGCCCCCAAATAGTAGCTAAAGATTTTTTAGAAAACATGGGGCTATAA
- a CDS encoding ABC transporter ATP-binding protein, which yields MKEIIKIENLSFNYHNRAIFKDFNLSIEEGDFLCILGESGSGKSTLLGLILGLLKPSLGRIKIFNETFDSNNAFLRQKIGYIAQGNSLFPHLNALQNMTFCLNLQGIDKQAAQKEAKALALKMGLDESIMDKFPNQLSGGQAQRVGIIRGIIHRPELILLDEPFSALDSINRKNLQDLIKEIHQNSHATFIMVTHDESEAQRLATKTLEIKALSQE from the coding sequence ATGAAAGAAATCATTAAAATAGAGAATTTATCTTTTAACTACCACAATCGTGCAATTTTTAAAGATTTTAATTTAAGTATTGAAGAAGGGGATTTTTTATGCATTTTAGGGGAGAGTGGGAGCGGTAAAAGCACGCTTTTAGGCTTGATTTTAGGACTTTTAAAACCAAGTCTTGGGAGGATTAAAATCTTTAATGAAACCTTTGATTCAAACAACGCTTTTTTACGCCAAAAAATAGGCTATATCGCTCAAGGCAATTCTTTATTCCCCCATTTAAACGCCTTACAAAACATGACTTTTTGCCTCAATTTACAAGGCATTGACAAACAAGCCGCTCAAAAAGAAGCTAAAGCTTTAGCGTTAAAAATGGGCTTAGATGAGAGTATTATGGATAAATTCCCTAATCAATTGAGTGGGGGGCAAGCCCAAAGGGTGGGCATTATTAGGGGGATTATCCACAGGCCAGAACTCATTTTATTGGATGAGCCTTTCAGCGCTTTAGATAGCATCAACCGCAAGAATTTACAAGATCTCATCAAAGAAATACACCAAAATTCTCACGCCACTTTTATTATGGTCACGCATGATGAGAGCGAGGCTCAAAGATTAGCCACAAAAACTCTAGAAATCAAAGCCCTTAGTCAAGAATGA
- the uvrC gene encoding excinuclease ABC subunit UvrC translates to MADLLSSLKNLSNGSGVYQYFDKNRQLLYIGKAKNLKKRIKSYFSIHNNEITPNHRTSLRIQMMVKQIAFLETILVENEQDALILENSLIKQLKPKYNILLRDDKTYPYIYMDFSTDFPIPLITRKILKQLGVKYFGPFTSGAKDILDSLYELLPLVQKKNCIKDKKACMFYQIERCKAPCENKITKEEYLKIAKECLEMIENKDKLIKELQLKMDRLSSNLRFEEALIYRDRISKIQKIAPFTCMDLAKLYDLDIFAFYGKNNRAVLVKMFMRGGKIISSAFEKIHSLNGFDADEAMKQAIINHYQSHLPLMPEQILLNACSNETLKELQEFIYHKHSKKITLNIPKKGDKLALIEIAMKNAQEIFSQEKTSNEEEILEEVRSLLNLECVPYRVEIFDTSHHANSQCVGGMVVYENSAFQKNSYRRYHLKGSNEYAQMSELLTRRALDFAKEPPPNLWVIDGGRVQLNIALETLKSSGSFVEVIAISKEKRDSKAYRSKGGAKDIIHTMSDTFKLLPSDKRLQWVQKLRDESHRYAINFHRSTKIKNMKQIALLKEKGIGEASVKKLLDYFGSFEAIEKASEQEKNAVLKKRN, encoded by the coding sequence ATGGCTGATTTATTGTCCAGTTTAAAAAACCTTTCTAATGGCAGTGGGGTGTATCAATACTTTGATAAAAACCGCCAATTACTCTACATCGGTAAAGCAAAAAATTTAAAAAAGCGCATCAAAAGCTATTTTTCTATCCATAATAATGAAATCACGCCCAATCATCGCACAAGTTTGCGCATTCAAATGATGGTCAAACAAATCGCTTTTTTAGAAACAATTTTAGTAGAAAACGAGCAAGACGCTTTGATTTTAGAGAATTCTTTAATCAAGCAACTCAAACCCAAATACAACATTCTTTTAAGAGACGATAAAACTTACCCTTATATTTATATGGATTTTTCCACTGACTTTCCTATTCCTTTAATCACACGAAAAATTTTAAAACAGCTTGGCGTTAAATATTTTGGCCCTTTTACTAGTGGGGCTAAAGATATTTTGGATAGCTTGTATGAATTGCTCCCTTTAGTTCAAAAGAAAAATTGCATTAAGGATAAAAAGGCATGCATGTTTTATCAAATAGAGCGTTGTAAAGCTCCATGCGAGAATAAAATCACCAAAGAAGAATATTTAAAAATCGCTAAAGAATGTTTAGAAATGATTGAAAATAAAGACAAGCTCATCAAAGAACTTCAATTAAAAATGGATCGCCTTTCTAGTAACTTGCGTTTTGAAGAAGCTCTCATTTATAGAGACAGGATTTCTAAAATCCAAAAAATCGCCCCTTTCACTTGCATGGATTTAGCCAAACTCTATGATTTGGATATTTTTGCTTTTTATGGCAAAAACAACAGGGCGGTGTTAGTGAAAATGTTCATGCGTGGGGGTAAAATCATTTCTTCAGCGTTTGAAAAAATCCACTCCCTCAATGGGTTTGATGCTGATGAAGCGATGAAACAAGCGATCATTAACCATTACCAATCGCATTTGCCTTTAATGCCTGAACAAATTCTATTGAACGCTTGCTCTAATGAAACGCTTAAAGAATTGCAAGAGTTTATTTATCATAAACACTCTAAAAAAATCACTCTTAATATCCCCAAAAAGGGCGATAAGCTCGCTTTAATAGAAATCGCTATGAAAAACGCTCAAGAGATTTTTAGCCAAGAAAAAACCTCTAACGAAGAAGAAATCTTAGAAGAGGTGCGCTCGCTTTTAAATTTAGAGTGCGTGCCTTATAGGGTGGAAATCTTTGACACAAGCCACCATGCAAACAGCCAATGCGTGGGGGGAATGGTCGTGTATGAAAATAGTGCATTCCAAAAAAACTCTTATCGGCGCTACCATTTAAAAGGCTCTAATGAATACGCTCAAATGAGCGAATTGCTCACCAGAAGAGCCTTAGATTTTGCTAAAGAGCCACCGCCTAATTTGTGGGTGATAGATGGAGGGAGGGTGCAATTAAACATCGCTTTAGAAACTTTAAAAAGCAGCGGGAGTTTTGTAGAAGTGATCGCTATTTCTAAAGAAAAAAGGGATTCTAAAGCTTATCGCTCTAAAGGGGGCGCTAAAGACATTATCCATACGATGAGCGATACTTTTAAATTGCTCCCTAGTGACAAACGCTTGCAATGGGTGCAAAAATTGCGCGATGAAAGCCACCGGTATGCGATAAACTTCCACCGATCCACTAAAATTAAAAACATGAAACAAATCGCTCTTTTAAAAGAAAAGGGCATAGGAGAAGCCAGCGTGAAAAAATTATTGGATTATTTTGGGAGTTTTGAAGCGATAGAAAAAGCGAGCGAGCAAGAAAAAAACGCCGTTTTGAAAAAACGAAATTAA
- a CDS encoding homoserine dehydrogenase translates to MKKRLNIGLVGLGCVGSAVAKILQENQEIIKDRAGVEIVIKKAVVRDVQKHKGYPFEISNDLESLVEDKEIDIIVELMGGVEAPYLLAKKTLAKQKAFVTANKAMLAYHRYELEQIAKNTPIGFEASVCGGIPIIKALKDGLSANHILSFKGILNGTSNYILSQMFKNQASFKDALKDAQHLGYAELNPEFDIKGIDAAHKLLILASLAYGIDAKLEEILIEGIEKIEPDDMEFAKEFGYSIKLLGIAKKHQDCIELRVHPSMIRNESMLSKVDGVMNAISVIGDKVGETLYYGAGAGGEPTASAVISDIIEIARKKSSLMLGFETPQKLPLKPKEEIQCAYYTRLLVSDEKGVFSQISAILAQNDISLNNVLQKEIPHFNKAKILFSTHTTNEKSLLNALKELENLKSVLDTPKMIRLEN, encoded by the coding sequence ATGAAAAAAAGATTAAATATAGGGCTTGTGGGTTTAGGGTGTGTGGGGAGTGCGGTCGCTAAAATCTTACAAGAAAATCAAGAAATTATAAAAGATAGGGCCGGTGTAGAAATAGTCATTAAAAAAGCGGTGGTGCGAGATGTTCAAAAACACAAGGGCTATCCTTTTGAAATCAGTAATGATTTAGAAAGTTTGGTAGAAGATAAAGAGATTGATATTATCGTGGAGCTTATGGGTGGGGTTGAAGCACCTTATCTTTTAGCTAAAAAAACTTTAGCCAAACAAAAAGCTTTCGTTACAGCCAATAAGGCTATGTTAGCGTATCACCGCTACGAATTAGAACAAATCGCTAAAAACACCCCCATAGGCTTTGAAGCGAGCGTGTGTGGGGGTATCCCTATTATCAAGGCTTTAAAAGACGGCTTGAGCGCTAATCATATCCTTTCTTTTAAGGGCATTTTAAACGGCACAAGCAATTATATTTTAAGCCAGATGTTTAAAAATCAAGCGAGTTTTAAAGACGCTTTGAAAGATGCGCAACATTTAGGTTATGCGGAATTAAACCCTGAATTTGATATTAAGGGCATTGATGCAGCTCACAAGCTCTTGATTTTAGCGTCTTTAGCGTATGGTATTGATGCGAAATTAGAAGAAATTTTAATTGAAGGTATTGAAAAAATAGAGCCAGATGACATGGAGTTTGCAAAAGAGTTTGGTTATAGCATTAAACTTTTAGGTATCGCTAAAAAACATCAAGATTGCATTGAATTAAGGGTGCATCCAAGCATGATTAGAAATGAATCCATGCTTTCTAAAGTGGATGGGGTGATGAACGCTATAAGCGTCATAGGGGATAAGGTGGGCGAGACTTTGTATTATGGGGCTGGGGCTGGGGGAGAGCCTACAGCAAGCGCGGTCATTAGCGATATTATAGAAATCGCAAGGAAAAAAAGCTCTTTGATGCTAGGCTTTGAAACCCCCCAAAAACTCCCCTTAAAACCCAAAGAAGAAATACAATGCGCTTATTATACGCGTTTGTTAGTGAGCGATGAAAAGGGGGTTTTTTCTCAAATCAGTGCGATTTTAGCCCAAAATGATATTTCGCTCAACAATGTCTTACAAAAAGAAATCCCGCATTTTAACAAGGCTAAAATTTTATTTTCCACGCACACCACGAATGAAAAATCGCTTTTAAACGCCCTAAAAGAGCTTGAAAATTTAAAAAGCGTGTTGGATACCCCTAAAATGATCCGCTTGGAAAATTGA
- a CDS encoding YraN family protein yields the protein MRFFNNKHKEKGLKAEEEACEFLKTLGFEIIERNFFSKFGEIDIIAFKKGVLHFIEVKSGENFDPIYAITPSKLQKIIQTIRYYLSQKDPNSDFCIDALIVKNGKFELLENITF from the coding sequence ATGCGTTTTTTCAATAACAAGCATAAAGAAAAGGGCTTAAAGGCTGAAGAAGAAGCTTGCGAGTTTTTAAAAACGCTGGGTTTTGAAATAATAGAAAGGAACTTTTTTTCAAAATTTGGCGAAATTGATATCATCGCTTTTAAAAAGGGGGTTTTGCATTTCATTGAAGTCAAAAGCGGGGAAAATTTTGATCCTATTTATGCGATCACGCCAAGTAAATTACAAAAAATAATTCAAACGATCCGCTATTATTTGTCTCAAAAAGATCCTAATAGTGATTTTTGCATTGACGCTCTCATTGTGAAAAATGGTAAATTTGAACTTTTAGAAAATATCACTTTTTAG
- the trxA gene encoding thioredoxin, whose protein sequence is MSHYIELTEENFESTIKKGVALVDFWAPWCGPCKMLSPIIDELASEYEGKAKICKVNTDDQEELSAKFNIRSIPTLLFTKDGEVVHQLVGVQTKVALKEQLDKLLG, encoded by the coding sequence ATGAGTCACTATATTGAATTAACTGAAGAAAATTTTGAAAGCACCATTAAAAAAGGGGTTGCGTTAGTGGATTTTTGGGCACCATGGTGTGGTCCTTGCAAGATGCTATCCCCTATAATTGATGAATTGGCTAGCGAATATGAAGGTAAGGCTAAGATTTGTAAAGTCAATACCGACGATCAAGAAGAATTGAGTGCAAAATTTAACATTAGAAGCATTCCTACCCTTTTATTCACAAAAGATGGTGAAGTCGTCCATCAGCTAGTGGGCGTGCAAACTAAAGTCGCTTTAAAAGAGCAATTAGACAAACTTTTAGGCTAG
- the trxB gene encoding thioredoxin-disulfide reductase — MIDCAIIGGGPAGLSAGLYATRGGVKNAVLFEKGMPGGQITGSSEIENYPGVKEVVSGLDFMQPWQEQCFRFGLKHEMTAIQRVSKKDSHFVILAEDGKTFEAKSVIIATGGSPKRTGIKGESEYWGKGVSTCATCDGFFYKNKEVAVLGGGDTAVEEAIYLANICKRVYLIHRRDGFRCAPITLEHARKNDKIEFLTPYVVEEIKGDNAGVSSLSIKNTATNQTRELVVPGFFVFVGYDVNNAVLKQEDGSMLCKCDEYGSIVVDFSMKTNVQGLFAAGDIRIFAPKQVVCAASDGATAALSVISYLEHH; from the coding sequence ATGATAGATTGTGCGATCATTGGAGGTGGTCCTGCAGGCTTGAGTGCGGGGCTTTATGCCACTAGAGGCGGTGTCAAAAACGCCGTTTTGTTTGAAAAAGGAATGCCTGGAGGGCAAATCACTGGCAGTAGCGAGATTGAAAACTATCCGGGCGTTAAGGAAGTGGTGAGTGGGTTGGATTTCATGCAACCATGGCAAGAGCAGTGCTTTCGCTTTGGCTTAAAGCACGAAATGACCGCCATTCAAAGGGTTTCTAAAAAAGACTCTCATTTTGTTATTTTGGCAGAAGACGGCAAGACTTTTGAAGCTAAAAGCGTGATCATTGCTACCGGTGGTAGTCCTAAACGCACAGGTATTAAAGGCGAGTCAGAATATTGGGGCAAGGGCGTGAGCACTTGTGCGACATGCGATGGCTTTTTTTACAAAAATAAGGAGGTAGCGGTGCTTGGTGGGGGCGATACCGCCGTAGAAGAGGCGATTTATTTGGCTAATATCTGCAAAAGAGTCTATCTTATCCATAGGAGGGATGGCTTTAGGTGTGCACCTATCACTTTAGAGCATGCTAGAAAGAATGATAAAATTGAGTTTTTAACCCCTTATGTGGTAGAAGAAATCAAGGGCGATAATGCCGGCGTGTCTTCTTTAAGCATTAAAAATACAGCCACTAATCAAACAAGAGAGTTGGTCGTGCCGGGATTTTTTGTTTTTGTGGGTTATGATGTGAATAACGCTGTATTGAAGCAAGAAGATGGCTCAATGCTATGCAAATGCGATGAATACGGCTCAATAGTGGTGGATTTTTCCATGAAAACAAATGTTCAAGGTTTGTTTGCAGCGGGAGATATTCGCATTTTTGCCCCTAAACAAGTGGTTTGTGCAGCAAGCGATGGCGCTACGGCGGCTTTAAGCGTGATTTCTTATTTAGAGCACCATTAA
- a CDS encoding tetratricopeptide repeat protein has product MLKKSLLLLVFLVLRIGGAEENNQAPGLNPANAKGMPNPNTQINPKEDNSNLLDKLGSPENAETKLSAGIDLAKKGDYEGAFKLFSQSCDNGNAAGCFAVGAMYANGVGVQTNRLKAARYYEMGCSGGDATACANLAQMYENKKNADANDKENALQLYAVACQGGDMIACNNLGWMFANGSGVPKDYYKAMGYYKFSCENGNDMGCYNLGLMSNVNNIYGIDKAQLSQVDLNYLACNAGDMMGCANLGWIYANGDLGAPLNNHYAAKYFQMACDGGILGSCNNLGVLYQKGLGVPQDDQRALDLFSYACDNGFESSCRNYGNFKEYLLRMNPNYGRLFMPHNSYDTP; this is encoded by the coding sequence ATGCTCAAAAAAAGTTTGTTATTGCTTGTTTTTTTAGTCTTACGGATTGGTGGTGCTGAAGAAAACAATCAAGCCCCTGGATTAAACCCCGCTAACGCTAAAGGCATGCCAAACCCTAACACGCAAATCAACCCTAAAGAAGACAACTCCAATTTATTGGACAAATTGGGTTCGCCTGAAAACGCTGAAACCAAGCTTTCTGCTGGTATTGATTTGGCTAAAAAGGGCGATTATGAAGGGGCTTTTAAGCTCTTTTCTCAATCATGCGATAACGGCAATGCGGCTGGGTGTTTTGCAGTGGGGGCGATGTATGCTAATGGAGTGGGTGTTCAAACCAACAGATTGAAAGCCGCCCGCTATTATGAAATGGGTTGCAGTGGAGGCGATGCGACCGCTTGCGCGAATCTGGCTCAAATGTATGAAAACAAGAAAAACGCTGATGCAAACGATAAAGAAAACGCTCTGCAATTGTATGCGGTGGCTTGTCAAGGGGGGGATATGATTGCATGCAATAATTTGGGGTGGATGTTTGCAAATGGGAGTGGGGTCCCAAAAGATTATTACAAAGCGATGGGTTATTATAAATTTTCATGCGAAAATGGGAATGACATGGGGTGCTATAATCTGGGCTTGATGTCTAATGTGAATAATATTTATGGTATTGATAAAGCCCAACTTAGTCAAGTGGATTTGAATTATTTGGCTTGCAATGCGGGGGATATGATGGGGTGCGCGAATTTAGGCTGGATTTATGCGAATGGGGATTTAGGGGCTCCGTTGAATAACCACTATGCAGCGAAATATTTCCAAATGGCATGCGATGGGGGGATTTTGGGGAGCTGTAATAATTTAGGCGTGCTGTATCAAAAGGGTTTGGGCGTGCCTCAAGATGATCAAAGGGCGTTAGATTTATTCTCTTACGCGTGCGATAATGGTTTTGAATCAAGCTGTCGTAATTATGGGAACTTCAAAGAGTATTTATTGCGCATGAATCCTAATTATGGGCGTTTGTTCATGCCGCATAATTCTTATGATACACCATAG
- a CDS encoding 2,3,4,5-tetrahydropyridine-2,6-carboxylate N-succinyltransferase, which yields MMNKFKNFVSNYQQSDCYKEPLGFGIARVDIAPISKKILCTTYPILNWKNENLGSYAVFCNAFSEEKILKRSASECVIEIDEDFVLKALDFYTPFLNEAYSNKMVHKNIQVVLELLKALEENRLKNSHGESLYRLVILYEDKPCESVESVYMKLLALSLGKAPLRSLNLEGIFNQLSNVAWSGNKPYELEWLRMNEVALKMRGNFPSIDFIDKFPRYLMQVIPEFDNIRLLDSSKTRFGAYLGTGGYTQMPGASYVNFNAGAMGVCMNEGRISSSVVVGAGTDIGGGASILGVLSGGNNNPISIGKNCLLGANSVTGISLGDGCIVDAGVTILAGSVIEIEENEFKKLLEVNSNLEKHANNLYKGKELSGKNGVHFRSNSQNGKLIAFRSVKKIELNQNLH from the coding sequence ATGATGAATAAATTTAAAAATTTTGTGAGCAACTACCAGCAATCTGATTGCTATAAAGAGCCTTTAGGATTTGGTATTGCTAGAGTGGATATTGCCCCTATTTCCAAAAAGATTTTATGCACCACTTACCCTATTTTGAATTGGAAAAATGAAAATCTAGGCTCTTATGCGGTGTTTTGCAATGCGTTTTCTGAAGAAAAAATCCTTAAAAGGAGTGCAAGCGAATGCGTCATTGAGATCGATGAAGATTTTGTGTTAAAAGCGTTGGATTTTTACACGCCCTTTTTGAATGAAGCCTATTCCAATAAAATGGTTCATAAAAATATCCAAGTGGTTTTAGAGCTTTTAAAGGCGTTAGAAGAAAATCGCTTGAAAAATAGTCATGGGGAGTCTCTCTATCGCTTGGTGATCTTGTATGAAGACAAGCCTTGCGAGAGCGTGGAAAGCGTGTATATGAAACTTTTAGCACTCTCTTTAGGTAAAGCCCCTTTGAGGAGTTTGAATCTAGAAGGCATTTTTAACCAGCTTTCTAATGTGGCTTGGAGTGGTAACAAGCCTTATGAATTAGAATGGCTTAGAATGAACGAAGTGGCTTTAAAAATGCGAGGTAATTTCCCTAGTATTGATTTTATAGACAAATTCCCACGCTATTTAATGCAAGTGATCCCTGAATTTGATAATATCCGCTTATTAGATAGCTCAAAAACGCGCTTTGGGGCGTATTTAGGAACCGGTGGTTACACTCAAATGCCTGGGGCTAGTTATGTGAATTTTAATGCAGGGGCGATGGGAGTGTGCATGAATGAGGGGCGTATCTCTTCATCAGTCGTGGTTGGAGCAGGCACTGATATTGGTGGGGGAGCGAGTATTTTAGGTGTTTTAAGCGGGGGGAACAACAACCCTATTAGCATCGGGAAAAATTGTTTGCTAGGGGCTAATAGCGTTACCGGTATTAGTTTGGGCGATGGCTGTATTGTGGATGCAGGCGTTACGATACTAGCCGGGAGCGTGATAGAAATTGAAGAAAATGAGTTTAAAAAGCTTTTAGAGGTGAATAGTAATTTAGAAAAACATGCTAATAATCTTTATAAGGGCAAAGAGCTTTCAGGGAAAAATGGCGTACATTTTCGCTCAAATAGCCAAAATGGCAAGTTGATTGCTTTTAGGAGCGTGAAAAAAATTGAGTTGAATCAAAACTTGCACTAA
- the ispG gene encoding flavodoxin-dependent (E)-4-hydroxy-3-methylbut-2-enyl-diphosphate synthase has translation MLENRVKTKQIFIGGVAIGGGAPISTQSMTFSKTADIQSTKNQIDRLKLAGADLVRVAVSNEKDALALKELKKVSPLPLIADIHFHYKFALIAAQSVDAIRINPGNIGSKDKIKAVVDACKEKNIPIRIGVNAGSLEKQFDQKYGPTVKGMVESALYNAKLLEDLDFTNFKISLKASDVIRTIEAYRMLRPLVIYPFHLGVTEAGNLFSSSIKSAMALGGLLMEGIGDTMRISITGELENEIKVARAILRYSGRLKEGINLISCPTCGRIEANLVDMAGKVEKRLSHIKTPLDISVMGCVVNALGEAKHADMAIAFGNRSGLIIKEGKVIHKLAEKDLFETFVTEVENLAKEREKTLN, from the coding sequence ATGCTAGAAAATAGAGTTAAGACCAAGCAAATTTTTATCGGTGGCGTGGCTATAGGGGGTGGTGCCCCCATAAGCACTCAAAGCATGACCTTTAGTAAAACCGCTGATATTCAAAGCACTAAAAATCAAATTGACAGATTGAAACTCGCCGGGGCTGATTTAGTGAGGGTGGCGGTGAGTAATGAAAAGGACGCTCTAGCCTTAAAAGAATTGAAAAAGGTGTCTCCTTTGCCTTTAATCGCTGATATTCATTTCCATTATAAATTCGCTCTAATCGCTGCTCAGAGCGTTGATGCAATCAGGATCAATCCTGGAAACATCGGCTCTAAAGACAAAATTAAAGCGGTGGTTGATGCTTGTAAGGAAAAAAACATTCCTATAAGAATTGGCGTGAATGCTGGGAGTTTAGAAAAGCAATTTGATCAAAAATACGGACCAACCGTTAAAGGCATGGTAGAAAGCGCTTTGTATAACGCTAAACTTTTAGAAGATTTGGATTTTACCAATTTTAAGATTTCTTTAAAAGCGAGCGATGTGATCCGCACCATAGAAGCTTATAGAATGTTACGCCCCCTTGTAATCTATCCTTTCCATTTGGGGGTTACTGAAGCGGGTAATCTTTTTAGCTCCAGTATCAAATCCGCCATGGCTTTAGGGGGGCTTTTAATGGAGGGTATTGGAGACACGATGCGCATCTCTATCACAGGGGAATTAGAAAATGAAATCAAAGTAGCTAGAGCGATTTTACGCTATAGCGGGCGTTTGAAAGAGGGGATTAATTTGATTTCTTGCCCCACTTGTGGGCGCATTGAAGCGAATTTAGTGGATATGGCGGGCAAGGTAGAAAAACGCTTAAGCCACATTAAAACCCCTTTAGACATTAGCGTGATGGGCTGTGTGGTGAATGCTTTAGGTGAAGCCAAACATGCCGACATGGCGATCGCTTTTGGGAATCGCAGTGGTTTGATTATCAAAGAAGGTAAAGTCATTCACAAATTGGCCGAAAAGGATTTGTTTGAAACTTTTGTAACAGAAGTGGAAAATTTAGCTAAAGAAAGAGAAAAAACTTTAAATTAA